In a genomic window of Lycium ferocissimum isolate CSIRO_LF1 chromosome 9, AGI_CSIRO_Lferr_CH_V1, whole genome shotgun sequence:
- the LOC132031438 gene encoding photosystem II 10 kDa polypeptide, chloroplastic-like encodes MASAVMMSSFSLNPSPFSTTVKKASLARPSSSRLRVVASGGKKIKTDKPYGINGGMKLEDGVDASGRPAKGKGVYQFVNKYGANVDGYSPIYNPDEWSPSGDVYVGGKTGLAIWAITLAGLLAGGALLVYNTSALAQ; translated from the exons ATGGCAAGTGCAGTGATGATGAGTTCATTTAGCCTTAATCCTTCTCCCTTCAGTACTACTGTGAAAAAGGCATCACTAGCAAGGCCTTCATCCTCCAGACTGAGAGTAGTGGCCAGTGGTGGCAAGAAGATCAAAACTGATAAGCCTTATG GAATTAATGGAggcatgaaattggaagatggtgTTGATGCCTCGGGCAGGCCGGCCAAG GGAAAGGGTGTATACCAATTCGTGAACAAATACGGAGCTAATGTTGATGGATACAG TCCTATTTACAACCCGGATGAATGGTCTCCGAGTGGCGATGTCTATGTTGGAG GCAAGACTGGCTTAGCCATTTGGGCTATAACGCTGGCTGGACTTCTTGCAGGAGGTGCTCTGCTTGTCTACAACACAAGTGCATTGGCCCAGTAG